In Alphaproteobacteria bacterium, the following proteins share a genomic window:
- a CDS encoding agmatinase family protein, producing MAIDDFEPGGVGQVNAGIFGLPHNEEESSIVLLPVPWDVTTSYMPGTHAGPQSILEASPQLDRHHADFPGFWKQGVHLKQNADGILERNHSLRKDAETVIAHLEAGKKPDAAHNALVKKINEGSAKVTAWLKKESLALLDKDKLVGVVGGDHSVPLGLMQALAEKNDDYGILHFDAHHDYRNAYMGLEESHASIMYNATKIPQISKLVQVGIRDFSRSEMEFARADRARLVTFYDQQLKEEQFLGGTWHDQCLDIIRHLPDRVYISFDIDGLAPHLCPNTGTPVPGGLEFAQAVYLIKLVAKAHKIIGFDLVEVAGDAHSIDANVGARLLWHLCGYSSISKRSHWVL from the coding sequence ATGGCAATTGATGATTTTGAACCGGGCGGCGTAGGTCAGGTGAATGCTGGAATATTTGGTCTTCCACATAACGAAGAAGAATCTTCCATCGTTTTATTGCCGGTGCCGTGGGATGTAACCACCAGCTATATGCCCGGCACCCATGCTGGCCCGCAATCCATATTGGAGGCATCTCCCCAGCTGGATCGCCATCATGCAGATTTTCCGGGATTTTGGAAACAAGGTGTGCATCTAAAACAAAACGCTGATGGGATTCTTGAGCGCAATCACTCGTTACGTAAAGATGCAGAAACCGTGATTGCCCATCTAGAAGCAGGTAAAAAACCAGATGCAGCACATAACGCGCTGGTGAAAAAAATTAATGAAGGATCAGCCAAAGTTACCGCATGGCTCAAAAAAGAGAGCCTTGCACTGCTCGACAAAGATAAACTCGTTGGAGTTGTGGGCGGCGATCACAGTGTGCCTTTGGGGCTTATGCAAGCACTGGCCGAGAAAAACGATGATTACGGGATACTGCATTTTGATGCACATCACGATTATCGCAATGCCTATATGGGGCTGGAAGAATCCCACGCTTCAATTATGTATAATGCCACAAAAATTCCGCAGATAAGCAAATTAGTACAAGTAGGCATTCGCGATTTCAGCCGGTCGGAAATGGAATTTGCCCGTGCGGATCGTGCGCGTTTAGTCACGTTTTATGATCAACAGCTGAAAGAAGAGCAGTTTTTAGGCGGTACATGGCATGATCAATGTCTCGATATCATCCGCCATTTGCCGGATCGGGTGTATATTTCTTTCGATATCGATGGGCTGGCGCCGCATTTATGTCCGAACACAGGCACACCGGTTCCGGGAGGTTTGGAATTTGCACAGGCGGTCTATCTGATCAAGCTTGTGGCCAAAGCGCATAAAATCATAGGCTTCGATTTGGTGGAAGTTGCTGGCGATGCGCACTCTATCGACGCCAATGTGGGCGCACGCCTCTTGTGGCATCTATGCGGCTATAGCAGCATTAGCAAGCGCAGCCACTGGGTACTTTAG